In one window of Janthinobacterium sp. 1_2014MBL_MicDiv DNA:
- a CDS encoding GlxA family transcriptional regulator, translating into MSFANLSRIGLDKPLRLLLVHAGDAESITWAGLVQPLRLCARALGPEALQLEVRTPEQVAAQGGNWHIALLVADETEAPLRAELCRAVIERCRSAPFWGGVGAAVLWLADAGVMDGVRIALPWALYADAEAKAERAILTPHLFDIDGQHITCCGGAASIDFSLTLIETVFGADVQALVKEALCVDKVRGKEERQRVALQARFGVLQPKLSEAVTLMEANIEEPLSTDDIASLVGLSRRQLERLFKQYLGSLPSRYYLELRLQRSRQLLLDTHYSIVQVGLMCGFSSGSHFSTAFGTLFGNTPREERQRKLMPPP; encoded by the coding sequence ATGTCTTTCGCTAATCTTTCCCGTATCGGCCTCGACAAACCGCTGCGTTTGCTGCTGGTCCATGCCGGCGATGCCGAGTCGATTACCTGGGCCGGCCTGGTGCAGCCGCTGCGCCTGTGCGCGCGGGCGCTGGGCCCCGAGGCGCTGCAGCTCGAGGTGCGCACGCCCGAACAGGTGGCCGCGCAGGGCGGCAACTGGCATATCGCGCTGCTGGTGGCCGACGAGACGGAAGCACCGCTGCGTGCCGAGCTGTGCCGGGCCGTGATCGAGCGCTGCCGCTCGGCGCCGTTCTGGGGCGGCGTCGGTGCGGCCGTGCTGTGGCTGGCCGACGCGGGTGTCATGGATGGCGTGCGCATCGCCTTGCCGTGGGCCCTGTATGCCGATGCGGAGGCGAAAGCCGAGCGGGCCATCCTGACGCCGCACCTGTTCGACATCGACGGTCAGCACATCACGTGCTGCGGCGGCGCGGCCAGCATCGACTTTTCGCTGACCCTGATCGAAACCGTGTTTGGCGCCGACGTGCAGGCGCTCGTCAAGGAAGCGCTGTGCGTGGACAAGGTGCGCGGCAAGGAAGAGCGCCAGCGCGTGGCCCTGCAGGCGCGTTTCGGCGTGCTGCAGCCGAAACTGTCGGAAGCCGTCACCTTGATGGAGGCCAATATCGAGGAGCCGCTGTCGACGGACGACATCGCCAGCCTGGTGGGCCTGTCGCGGCGCCAGCTTGAGCGGCTGTTCAAGCAATACCTGGGCAGCCTGCCGTCGCGCTATTACCTGGAGCTGCGGCTGCAACGCTCGCGGCAACTATTGCTTGATACACATTATTCCATCGTGCAAGTGGGCCTGATGTGCGGTTTTTCTTCCGGTTCGCACTTTTCCACAGCATTTGGCACCCTGTTTGGCAATACGCCGCGCGAAGAGCGGCAAAGAAAGCTCATGCCCCCACCTTAA
- the astC gene encoding acetylornithine/succinylornithine family transaminase — translation MNAKLDSTVTARPVTRETFDQVLVPTYAPAAMVPVRGTGLDLWDQSGKHYLDFTSGIAVNSLGHCHPALVDVLTKQINNLWHLGNGYTNEPVLRLALALTEATFADRAFFCNSGAEANEAALKLARKYAHTKFGAHKSRIISCFSSFHGRTLFTVSVGGQAKYTEGFEPLPQEINHIAYNDIEAARAAIGDDVCAVIVEPVQGEGGVVPGNPEFLKELRALCDKTGALLIFDEVQCGMGRTGALFAYMGYGVTPDILTAAKALGNGYPIGAMLTTDALAQTLAVGTHGTTYGGNPLAATVALKVLETINTPAFLARVKDASVNTIAMLQGLISDYPQVFSVVRGSGLLLGLVVTDAYKGRAKDIQKAAEAQGLMVLIAGMDVVRLAPALIVSDEQIAEAGRLLRVAIDGLLKA, via the coding sequence ATGAATGCCAAGCTTGATTCGACCGTAACGGCTCGTCCAGTCACCCGGGAAACCTTTGACCAGGTCCTGGTTCCTACCTACGCTCCCGCTGCCATGGTTCCCGTGCGCGGTACCGGACTGGATCTGTGGGACCAGTCTGGCAAGCATTACCTCGATTTCACCTCCGGCATCGCCGTCAACAGCCTGGGCCACTGCCATCCAGCCCTGGTCGACGTGCTGACCAAGCAAATCAACAACCTGTGGCATTTGGGCAACGGCTACACCAACGAGCCCGTGCTGCGCCTGGCGCTGGCCCTGACGGAAGCGACCTTCGCCGACCGTGCCTTCTTCTGCAACTCGGGCGCGGAAGCCAATGAAGCGGCCCTGAAACTGGCGCGCAAGTATGCGCACACCAAGTTTGGCGCGCACAAGTCGCGCATCATCTCGTGCTTCAGCTCCTTCCACGGCCGCACCTTGTTTACGGTCTCCGTCGGCGGCCAGGCCAAGTACACGGAAGGCTTCGAGCCGCTGCCGCAAGAAATCAACCACATCGCCTACAACGACATCGAAGCGGCACGCGCCGCTATCGGTGACGACGTATGCGCGGTGATCGTCGAGCCGGTGCAAGGCGAAGGCGGCGTGGTGCCAGGCAATCCGGAATTCCTCAAGGAGCTGCGCGCCCTGTGCGACAAGACCGGCGCCCTCCTGATTTTCGACGAAGTCCAGTGCGGCATGGGCCGCACTGGCGCGTTGTTCGCGTACATGGGCTATGGCGTCACGCCGGACATCCTGACGGCCGCCAAGGCGCTCGGCAACGGCTACCCGATCGGCGCCATGCTGACCACCGACGCGCTGGCGCAGACGCTGGCCGTCGGCACCCACGGCACCACCTACGGCGGCAACCCGCTGGCCGCCACCGTGGCCCTGAAAGTGCTGGAAACGATCAACACGCCGGCGTTCCTGGCGCGCGTCAAGGACGCCAGCGTCAACACCATCGCCATGCTGCAAGGCTTGATCAGCGACTACCCGCAAGTGTTCTCCGTGGTGCGCGGCAGCGGTTTGCTGCTGGGCCTGGTAGTCACCGATGCCTACAAAGGCCGCGCGAAAGACATCCAGAAAGCGGCCGAAGCGCAAGGCTTGATGGTGCTGATCGCAGGCATGGACGTGGTGCGCCTGGCGCCGGCCCTGATCGTCTCGGATGAGCAGATCGCCGAGGCAGGCCGCTTGCTGCGCGTGGCCATCGACGGCTTGCTGAAAGCCTGA
- a CDS encoding arginine N-succinyltransferase has translation MYVVRPVEIADIAALEALAAVTMPGVHTLPKTREKIAASVERSIASFAAHVDIPSEESYLFVLESLLDKSIAGTAAIFASAGSNGTYFSFRNDVIQQVSRDLNISHSVHALTLCSELTAYSQLSGFYVRNMDQAGLEAALLSRARLLFAVLAPHRFGDRFFVPLAGITDADGQSPFWDALGRKFFQMDFLDAEKVIGGARNRTLIVELMPHYPVYVPLLPGDAQAAMGQIHPSGELAFNLLTEEGFEADDYIDIFDGGPILQAHKNSLRSFTGSLTRRVVAGVTPSRTGLKVNYAIASGAERNFRAVTFTCDALEAQDTIGLPAELLEALAVAEGDSVICVRI, from the coding sequence ATGTATGTTGTCCGTCCGGTAGAAATTGCGGATATTGCAGCCCTCGAAGCGCTGGCCGCGGTAACCATGCCGGGTGTCCATACCCTGCCGAAGACGCGCGAGAAAATCGCCGCCTCCGTCGAGCGCTCCATCGCCTCGTTTGCCGCCCATGTCGACATCCCCAGCGAAGAGTCGTATCTCTTCGTGCTTGAATCCCTGCTCGACAAGAGCATCGCCGGCACGGCCGCCATCTTCGCCTCGGCCGGCTCGAACGGTACCTATTTTTCCTTCCGTAACGACGTCATCCAGCAAGTCTCGCGCGACCTGAACATCAGCCACAGCGTGCATGCGCTGACCCTGTGTTCCGAGCTGACGGCGTACTCGCAGCTGTCCGGTTTCTATGTACGCAATATGGACCAGGCGGGCCTGGAAGCGGCCCTGCTGTCGCGCGCGCGGCTGCTGTTCGCCGTGCTGGCGCCGCACCGTTTCGGCGACCGCTTCTTCGTCCCGCTGGCCGGCATCACGGATGCCGACGGCCAGTCGCCGTTCTGGGATGCGCTGGGCCGCAAGTTCTTCCAGATGGATTTCCTCGATGCCGAAAAGGTCATCGGCGGCGCGCGCAACCGCACCCTGATCGTCGAGCTGATGCCGCATTACCCCGTGTACGTGCCGCTGCTGCCCGGCGACGCGCAGGCGGCCATGGGCCAGATCCACCCGAGCGGCGAACTGGCGTTCAACCTGCTGACGGAAGAAGGTTTCGAGGCCGACGACTACATCGACATCTTCGACGGCGGCCCGATCCTGCAGGCGCACAAGAATTCGCTGCGCTCGTTTACGGGTTCGCTCACGCGCCGCGTCGTCGCGGGCGTCACGCCCAGCCGCACGGGCCTGAAAGTCAATTACGCGATCGCCTCGGGTGCCGAGCGCAATTTCCGCGCCGTCACCTTCACCTGCGATGCGCTCGAAGCGCAGGACACCATCGGCTTGCCGGCCGAACTGCTCGAAGCGCTGGCCGTGGCCGAAGGCGACAGCGTCATTTGCGTGCGTATCTAA
- the astA gene encoding arginine N-succinyltransferase produces MLVVRAINANDLDALYGLASQVGTGMTTLKPDMKMLGDRLAIACASFAETIPPEKRDYMFVMEDTDTGRLAGVCAIKGAVGLEEPFYNYRIGTLVHSSRELDVFTRMETLYLSNDLTGSTELCSLFLHPDYRSGNNGKLLSKSRFLFIAQFPHLFTEKLIAEMRGYQAPDGSSPFYEGLGRHFFKMDFHHVDDLTSLGKKSFIAELMPRQPMYVAYLPDEAQEVIGKVHLSTAPARRLLEQEGLHFEGYVDIFDAGPVLQARVSELRAMRDSMLAVLDAGAAPEACGDLAQAEPYLVSNTDLKDFRMIVTGANPHSGKIALDDAELHLLRSHNGDTVRTLSLNPRKHPHV; encoded by the coding sequence ATGTTAGTAGTACGCGCCATCAACGCCAACGACCTCGATGCCCTGTATGGCCTGGCCAGCCAGGTCGGCACCGGCATGACCACCCTCAAGCCGGACATGAAAATGCTGGGCGACCGCCTGGCCATCGCCTGCGCCTCGTTCGCCGAAACCATCCCGCCCGAAAAGCGCGACTACATGTTCGTCATGGAGGATACCGACACGGGCCGCCTGGCCGGCGTGTGCGCGATCAAGGGCGCCGTGGGCCTGGAAGAACCGTTTTATAACTATCGCATCGGCACCCTCGTGCATTCGAGCCGCGAGCTCGACGTGTTTACGCGGATGGAAACGCTGTACCTGTCGAACGACCTGACGGGCAGCACGGAACTGTGCTCGCTGTTCCTGCACCCCGATTACCGCAGCGGCAACAACGGCAAGCTGCTGTCGAAAAGCCGCTTTCTCTTCATCGCCCAGTTCCCGCACCTGTTCACGGAAAAGCTGATCGCCGAAATGCGCGGCTACCAGGCGCCGGACGGCAGCTCGCCATTTTATGAGGGCCTGGGACGCCACTTCTTCAAGATGGATTTCCACCACGTCGACGATTTGACGAGCCTGGGAAAAAAATCCTTCATCGCCGAGCTGATGCCGCGCCAGCCCATGTACGTGGCCTACCTGCCCGACGAAGCGCAGGAAGTCATCGGCAAGGTGCATCTGAGCACGGCGCCCGCGCGCCGCCTGCTGGAGCAGGAAGGCTTGCACTTCGAAGGCTATGTCGACATTTTCGACGCCGGTCCCGTGCTGCAGGCGCGCGTCTCCGAGCTGCGCGCCATGCGCGACAGCATGCTGGCCGTTCTCGATGCCGGGGCGGCGCCTGAAGCCTGTGGCGACCTTGCCCAGGCCGAACCATACCTGGTGTCGAACACCGACCTGAAAGATTTCCGCATGATCGTCACCGGCGCCAATCCGCATAGCGGCAAGATCGCGCTGGACGACGCCGAACTGCACCTGCTGCGTAGCCACAACGGCGACACCGTGCGCACGCTGTCACTCAACCCGAGGAAGCATCCCCATGTCTAA
- the astD gene encoding succinylglutamate-semialdehyde dehydrogenase has translation MSNVNTTQSNFINGAWLPGTGRELLTIDPSNGKQTWASLEATPTQVEQACQAARAAFEAWADTPVEERIAICVRFRELLKEHAEALALLISEEVGKPLWESRTEVATMANKIDISVQSYHARTGVTQSKIADGDAVLRHRPHGVFGVFGPYNFPGHLPNGHIVPALIAGNTIVFKPSEYAPRSAIKTVQLWQQAGLPNGVVNLVNGGRDTGVALGANAHLDGVLFTGSCQTGISLHRQFGGQPGKMLALEMGGNNALVVWDVKDVDAAVHHAIFSAFVSAGQRCTCARRLVVQDNAAGAAFVARLVEVAAKLGIGASDAQPQPFMGPVVSSAVAARLVQAQADMVAKGGTTLLQMRQLNPEAGFVTAGIVDVTNASGIPDEEWFGPLLQVIRVADFNAALKVANATEFGLAAALLSDDPALWQTFQVRARAGIVNWNRPTTGAASTAPFGGIGKSGNHRPSAYYAADYCAYPVASIENGALEMPAKLSPGLNF, from the coding sequence ATGTCTAATGTGAATACCACGCAATCGAACTTCATCAACGGCGCCTGGCTGCCAGGCACGGGCCGCGAACTGCTCACCATCGATCCGTCGAACGGCAAGCAGACCTGGGCCAGCCTGGAAGCGACGCCAACGCAGGTTGAACAGGCTTGCCAGGCGGCCCGCGCCGCCTTTGAAGCATGGGCCGACACGCCCGTCGAAGAGCGCATCGCCATCTGCGTGCGCTTTCGCGAACTGCTGAAGGAACATGCCGAAGCGCTGGCGCTCCTGATCTCGGAAGAAGTGGGCAAGCCTTTGTGGGAATCGCGCACGGAAGTGGCCACCATGGCCAACAAGATCGATATCTCGGTGCAGTCGTATCACGCGCGCACCGGTGTCACGCAAAGCAAGATCGCCGATGGCGATGCCGTGCTGCGTCACCGCCCGCATGGCGTGTTCGGCGTCTTTGGTCCGTACAACTTCCCCGGCCACCTGCCGAACGGCCATATCGTGCCAGCCCTGATCGCCGGTAACACCATCGTCTTCAAGCCCAGCGAATACGCACCGCGCAGTGCCATCAAAACCGTGCAGCTGTGGCAGCAGGCGGGCTTGCCGAACGGCGTCGTCAACCTCGTCAACGGCGGGCGCGACACGGGCGTGGCCCTGGGCGCGAATGCGCACCTCGACGGCGTACTGTTTACGGGTTCCTGCCAGACGGGCATCAGCCTGCACCGCCAGTTCGGCGGCCAGCCGGGCAAGATGCTGGCGCTGGAAATGGGCGGCAATAACGCTTTGGTGGTGTGGGACGTGAAAGACGTGGACGCCGCCGTGCACCACGCGATCTTCTCCGCCTTTGTCTCGGCCGGCCAGCGCTGCACGTGCGCGCGCCGCCTGGTGGTGCAGGACAATGCCGCCGGCGCCGCCTTTGTCGCGCGCCTGGTGGAAGTGGCGGCAAAACTGGGCATCGGCGCTTCCGACGCCCAGCCGCAGCCGTTCATGGGCCCGGTCGTATCGAGCGCCGTGGCCGCGCGCCTGGTGCAGGCGCAGGCGGACATGGTGGCCAAGGGCGGCACCACCCTGCTGCAGATGCGCCAGCTGAATCCCGAGGCCGGGTTTGTGACGGCCGGTATCGTCGACGTCACCAACGCCAGCGGTATTCCCGACGAGGAGTGGTTCGGCCCCTTGCTGCAGGTGATACGCGTGGCTGATTTCAACGCCGCCCTGAAGGTCGCCAACGCCACCGAATTCGGCCTGGCCGCCGCGCTGCTGTCCGATGATCCGGCCCTGTGGCAAACCTTCCAGGTACGCGCGCGCGCCGGCATCGTCAACTGGAACCGTCCGACCACGGGCGCGGCCAGCACGGCGCCGTTCGGCGGTATCGGCAAGTCGGGCAACCACCGTCCGAGCGCGTACTACGCGGCCGATTACTGCGCCTATCCGGTCGCCTCGATCGAGAACGGCGCCCTGGAAATGCCGGCCAAGCTGTCGCCCGGCCTGAATTTTTAA
- the astB gene encoding N-succinylarginine dihydrolase — MHSTREYNFDGLVGPSHNYAGLSFGNVASFSNVKSASNPKQAALQGLAKMRALAARGFAQALLPPQDRPNFCLLRSIGFTGSDAEVLARAYKESPVILACAYSASPMWTANAATVSPSADTQDGRVHFTAANLNNKLHRAFEHAQSARSLRAIFKDDKHFAVHDALPSTPAFGDEGAANHTRLGAGHGAPSVELFVYGRVEFDPSAPSPKRYPARQTLEASQAVARLHGLDAKRTVYVQQNPDVIDQGVFHNDVIAVGNGNVLFYHEQAFADEEASLSQLHRAVAGTGADLQALRVDTGQVPIADAVSSYLFNSQLLTKEDGRMALVIPQECQENRAVSRYLASLVASGGPVDELIHFDLRQSMRNGGGPACLRLRVALTENEARAMHQGVIMTEALYHRLVQWVEKHYRDHLEPSDLADPQLALEVHAALEELTIILNLPGLYDL, encoded by the coding sequence ATGCACAGCACGCGCGAATACAACTTTGACGGCCTGGTGGGCCCATCGCATAACTATGCGGGGCTCTCGTTCGGCAACGTGGCCTCGTTCAGCAATGTGAAAAGCGCTTCGAATCCGAAGCAGGCCGCCTTGCAGGGCCTGGCCAAGATGCGCGCGCTGGCCGCGCGCGGCTTTGCACAGGCCTTGCTGCCGCCGCAGGACCGTCCGAATTTCTGCCTGCTGCGCTCAATCGGCTTTACCGGCAGCGATGCGGAGGTATTGGCGCGCGCGTACAAGGAATCGCCCGTCATCCTCGCGTGCGCGTATTCCGCTTCGCCCATGTGGACGGCGAACGCCGCCACGGTCAGCCCGTCGGCCGACACGCAGGATGGGCGCGTGCATTTCACGGCCGCCAACCTGAATAACAAGCTGCACCGCGCCTTCGAGCATGCGCAGTCGGCGCGCAGCCTGCGCGCCATTTTCAAGGACGACAAGCACTTCGCCGTGCACGATGCGCTGCCGTCGACGCCCGCCTTTGGCGACGAGGGCGCGGCCAACCACACGCGCCTGGGCGCGGGCCACGGCGCGCCATCGGTTGAATTGTTCGTGTATGGTCGCGTGGAGTTCGACCCGTCGGCCCCGAGTCCGAAGCGCTACCCGGCGCGCCAGACCCTGGAAGCGTCGCAAGCCGTGGCGCGCCTGCATGGCCTGGACGCGAAGCGCACCGTGTACGTGCAGCAGAACCCGGACGTGATCGACCAGGGTGTGTTCCACAACGACGTCATCGCCGTCGGCAACGGCAATGTGCTGTTTTATCACGAGCAGGCGTTTGCCGATGAAGAGGCGAGCCTGTCGCAGCTGCACCGCGCCGTCGCCGGCACGGGAGCGGACCTGCAGGCGCTGCGCGTGGACACGGGCCAGGTGCCGATCGCGGACGCCGTCAGCAGCTACCTGTTCAACAGCCAGCTGCTGACGAAGGAAGACGGCAGGATGGCGTTGGTGATTCCGCAGGAGTGCCAGGAAAACCGCGCCGTGTCGCGCTACCTGGCAAGCCTGGTGGCCAGCGGCGGCCCCGTCGATGAACTGATTCATTTCGACCTGCGCCAGAGCATGCGCAACGGCGGCGGGCCCGCCTGCCTGCGCTTGCGCGTGGCGTTGACGGAAAACGAAGCGCGCGCCATGCACCAGGGCGTGATCATGACGGAAGCGCTGTACCATCGGCTGGTGCAATGGGTGGAGAAGCACTACCGCGACCACCTGGAACCGAGCGACCTGGCCGACCCGCAGCTGGCGCTGGAAGTGCATGCGGCGCTTGAAGAATTGACGATCATCCTCAACTTACCTGGATTGTACGACTTGTAG